The Camelus bactrianus isolate YW-2024 breed Bactrian camel chromosome 11, ASM4877302v1, whole genome shotgun sequence genomic interval ATGGTCCACACATCCTTGGTCCTGGCACCAGGCTCCATGGCTAACCCGGTGGGACCCCAAGGGTGGGCACAGCAGTGGGAATGCCCAGGAAGCCCCCCGGGCAACCTACACTGGAATTTCACCCCATGCTGAGCCTGCAGCCCAGATTCACTCACTGATGCCACTAGCTTGGGAAAGGTCAGGATCCCTGGGGCAGGCAAGGcgtggcagcagctgctggccCCTACCTCCCTCATGCCACAGAGTAGAGCTGCTGGGGACAGAGCATGGCAGCAAGTGGTGGCCAGCTGCCCAGTGGCTTTGGGGCTGCTGCTCCGGGTCACTGTGCCTCCCAGGTCTAGCGGCGGCACCCACACCTGACTCTCCCCCAGTGTCTGGGCTGAGTTTGACATCCCGTCCTCCACAGCCAGGTCCCTTTCCAGGCCTGCAGGGGCCTGGCTGCCCTGGCCAGAAGTACCGCtaggctgtggctgagccccaagGACAGGTGAGCTGCCCAGGGCCGAGCAGCTGAGGCTGGCCTTCCGAGCACCGTTGTGGCCCCGGGTCTGGGTACTCTGGGCCAGGTCCGAGTGGCTCCTTTGCACAACGGCAGCGCTGGGGTCTCGTAGGCAACACAGGTCACCACCGCCCATGGTAGACACATTGCCCACTGTGCTGCTCCGCCAGTGAGCCACGGCTCCGGGCTGTGGCCGGGTGCTGGAGGCCGGTGCCTGCTCCGTGCTCTCAGCCTGGGGCCTCTCCTCCTCTGGGGCCCGGGGCTCAGCGCTGGCCTCACCCGGCTGGGCTGGCCATACAGTGCTGCTGGCGCTCTTGCGGAGCTCTGGCCTCTGCCCCTGGCCTTCACCCAGCAGGCTGGAGGAGCTCTGGGACAGGGGCTGAGGGCGCGGGCTGAGGGGCTCCCGGGCGCCTGGCTCCAGGCGGCTGGATCTCATGGCTGcctgcaggagggagagagagagagagagagagggagggagggagggattggCATTGAGTTGGGTGGCAGCATCTCTGCTGGACCCTGCTGGGCGCTCACACGATGCGAGGGGCAGCTTCCATCCCAGCCTGCCCGACAGGTCAGAGCCATGAGCCAAACAATGACAGGACACCAGACATTTTAAATCAAGTTCACCACACATTATATACCAGGATGACACTACAAATGTCTAATAACCAGTACTGAGCAATTAGAACCAGCCCTTGAGTAAGGTCCTAGAGACCACCCACCAGGCCAGCTGTTGACTATACTGCTGGGTTATGGGGGCGTAGGGGGGGCTAGTAGGAGAGAGGCCGAGCCTGCTGTGGCCCTGGAAACTGGGGCTTTGGGATGACAGCGTTTAGTCAATCAGCACGGAAGTATTGCAGTATTTTAATAACCAGTAAAGCTAGACTGCTAAATACTAGCCTGGTTCCTCCTGGGACTGTCAGTATCCGTCTTGCTCAGACTGGAGCCTCCTTGGTGCCCTGTGAGGGCTCAGAGAAGGTTTGTGGGATGAACAAGAAATGAATAAAGGACCATTCATCATCTCAGTGTGAACTGAGAACCACCCTGGGTTCTCCCAtgcccctctccccatcctctctAGCCTAGCCTGGCTGAGACGTCTCTGGGGCTCAGCCTTGGCTGCTCTGAAGAGGGAGGGGTTTCCTGATTTCCACACATCAGCCCTTCAAACGCAGGACTCACTCGGCATTTGTTCATTCCTCCCACAGTCATCTCCTGAGCACCTATCGCTTTCCAGGCTCCTGTAATTGAGCAACATGGAACTAATTTAGATTTGCTGTGTCCCCCAGAATGGGGTCCAATACAGGTCTCCTCCATTATCCGAAAGCAGAGCAACCCTATGAAACATGTCATAAACCAAAATGGCATgaagcaaagaagcaattacctttTCTTGTAAAAGCAAAACCCTCCAGATTTCTTTCTATTATTGAAAAAAGGTACTAATTAATGTAGGTCTCTTGTAAAAGAGAAGTGGCATAAACCGAACTTTTGAAAAGCGGGGGATACCGGTACCATCAATCAGACGCCTGCACCCTtcttgccctcctccctccctgacatcctgccccttcctccagccaCACAGAGCCCTCTGGATCTGCCGACTGGCCCATCCATAGCCCAGAGTCAGCACCGGCCCCCTCAACTTCAGCATCTCCTCCCTCGGGAAGCTTTCCCAAGCGGGGCTGGCTCCATCTCTGACTGAGCTGTCTGGGCTGGATGCAAGAGTCTGGCCAGCTCTGGGCCTCCCACCAACCTGAAGCTGTCCAAGCCAGGCCTGTGGCCTGTTCCCCTCTGTTGGCCCTAACACGTAGCTGGCACTCTGAGAGTGTCTGTTGTATGCCTGACGGAGTTAACGAGCAAATACAAGAGTAAATCCAGAGGAAAGGGCTGAGTGCCAAGAATGAGGCCCGAGGGAGGGCATTTCCAAGGCAAGAGGGCTCATTTTGCATCGTGGATCAGAAAAGGCTTCCGGGAAGGCCAGCCATGAAAGTTGGGCCTGGAGATGGTGCCCCAGGGGAAAGGGCGGAACAGGGAACAGAAGGCAGGAGACCATGTGCTCTGAGCACAAGAGAAGGGCAGCAGAGtggaggctgggcagggctcTAGAGAGAGTGGGGTTGCGGCATCTGGGTCAGCCTGGCCTGGGCCAAAACTGTATATTAGGAACATCACTCTGGGACTCCCAGCCAGGCAGGACCAGCTGGAGAAACAGGGTGAGGACAGCAGGCAACAGCTGCAGTTTGGGCAATCCCAGTCCTGCCCTCCGTCCCTGGGCTGATAAGGACTGCCAGCAAACCAACCACCCTGAACAGGTGAGCAGAGCCACCCGAAAGGGAACGTAGGAAGGGCTCTCGGGAAATCAGTTTCTGTATATTACAAACTTCTCGCTGTCCCAGAGCTCAGGAGATGGCTGCTAGCTGTTCGAGCCAACAGTGAGGCTGTTTCGGGAGCAGCTGTCCCCTGAGAGCTCCAGGCTTGCTATGAAGTCCAAATCAGCACTTCTGGAATGTTGGAAAGATGCTGCTCTGTGCCATCCAGTACAGGAggcactggccacatgtggctactgagcacttgacaAGTGGCTAGTGAGACTGAGAAACAGATTTCCTGATTTTACTTCAATTTAagtaattgaaatttaaatggcCACATTTTGACAACCATACTGGACTGTGCAGCTCTATACAGGGGTCCA includes:
- the GPRIN2 gene encoding G protein-regulated inducer of neurite outgrowth 2, with the protein product MRSSRLEPGAREPLSPRPQPLSQSSSSLLGEGQGQRPELRKSASSTVWPAQPGEASAEPRAPEEERPQAESTEQAPASSTRPQPGAVAHWRSSTVGNVSTMGGGDLCCLRDPSAAVVQRSHSDLAQSTQTRGHNGARKASLSCSALGSSPVLGAQPQPSGTSGQGSQAPAGLERDLAVEDGMSNSAQTLGESQVWVPPLDLGGTVTRSSSPKATGQLATTCCHALSPAALLCGMREVGASSCCHALPAPGILTFPKLVASVSESGLQAQHGVKFQCRLPGGLPGHSHCCAHPWGPTGLAMEPGARTKDVWTMTSASDLAPVLVSPLSAQDAGVQVAPQAVCKAVATSPPLEAPVALHTFPEVTVGSSLEEAPSPVRDVRWDAEGMTWEVYGAAVDPEVLGVAIQKHLEMQFEQLQRAPASEDSLSAEGRRGPLRAVMQSLRHPSCCGCSSAAPE